Proteins encoded within one genomic window of Natator depressus isolate rNatDep1 chromosome 1, rNatDep2.hap1, whole genome shotgun sequence:
- the LOC141987174 gene encoding secreted frizzled-related protein 2-like encodes MFPAAQMLFALSGFLRLTMGFDIGLSTKCVAIPMEMGMCHSIGYSEMRLPNLMGHTSMAEVIPKSAEWQHFVQTGCHPHARTFLCSLFAPVCLDTFIHPCRSMCVAVRDSCAPVLLCHGLAWPDSLDCDRFPADEDMCLASLSKEYKHIHKELPKPICQTCPAVEEFFTQKRVLDVFCANNFAVKVKLSKKRTVSGDQEYNIECQVEFINQGLLLPYDTRNMIQQWLLMNENCTQRMTQTYRSMVYLIVGNIEEGTVLVNQIYRWQRRDSQLTLATRKWKHHKCL; translated from the exons ATGTTTCCTGCAGCACAGATGCTCTTTGCTCTGAGTGGCTTCCTAAGATTGACAATGGGTTTTGACATCGGATTATCCACTAAATGTGTAGCGATACCTATGGAGATGGGCATGTGCCACAGCATTGGTTATTCTGAAATGAGGCTTCCCAACCTGATGGGACACACAAGTATGGCAGAGGTTATTCCAAAATCTGCCGAATGGCAGCACTTTGTGCAAACTGGCTGCCACCCTCATGCAAGGACATTTCTGTGCTCTCTGTTTGCGCCAGTCTGTTTAGATAC ctTCATCCATCCTTGCAGGAGTATGTGTGTCGCTGTTCGTGACAGCTGTGCTCCTGTGCTCCTCTGCCATGGACTGGCTTGGCCTGACAGTTTGGACTGTGATCGTTTCCCTGCTGATGAGGACATGTGTTTAGCATCTCTTAGCAAAGAATACAAACATATTCATAAAG AATTGCCAAAGCCTATATGCCAGACCTGCCCAGCAGTGGAGGAATTCTTTACACAGAAAAGAGTACTTGATGTTTTCTGTGCCAACAATTTTG CGGTAAAGGTAAAGCTGTCCAAAAAGAGAACAGTTTCTGGTGATCAGGAGTATAATATTGAATGCCAGGTGGAATTCATCAACCAGGGTTTGCTCTTGCCTTATGATACTCGGAACATGATACAACAGTGGTTGCTTATGAATGAAAATTGTACTCAGAGGATGACCCAGACCTACCGCTCCATGGTGTATCTCATTGTGGGGAATATTGAGGAAGGTACTGTTTTAGTAAACCAAATTTACCGCTGGCAGAGGAGGGACTCCCAGCTAACTTTGGCCACACGGAAGTGGAAACACCAtaaatgtttataa